One window of Hujiaoplasma nucleasis genomic DNA carries:
- a CDS encoding endonuclease has translation MIKKLQIMMVFIFSMMAFISCSDLITTEEPQTSNEETSEVITEYPTTEVTTEEPTNEIPTEAPTTEEPTTEAPTIEEPTTEVPNTDIPTEEPTTEVPTEEPTTEEPTTAIPTTEEPTTEVPTEEPTTEEPTTEIPTTEEPTTEEPTEEPTTDDSYYDAYVDLIDVHSMNDGTMLEVSGVVYFMTQNGYYIQDDTYNLFIFTNTTPEVELGDRVVIDGELTTYRQVKQIGDNHTLVEINAYEQDIQQEVNDYVHGSTSLEPGHLYTLTGEVRIEGSYNTTFLYSGNTKIAEIYYKSLSHSISAIEAYEGEIITLDLLYYAEGDDVPRYAFQGSESHIQVYIPDDSLALQADADLLDSEKTLFNDFDFGIGYYGSTYTIISVSGDVANFVSFNGSIIYVTKPSETEGDQLGSIMISVSLNDEEPIIKSINIIVKAEGSSTIDMAYYESVIGLSGDDLLYELNSILNEGFKQLSYDDAKWVLEESDRDPNNPNNVILVYTRESVQGQWNYPNWNREHTWPQSKLHTSGQKADMHNLKPSDVAENSRRGNLPFGYMTGSGVYEPHDDVKGDVARILFYMATMYLDLDIESGILGQMSILLDWHQIDPVDDFERNRNEVIYSYQKNRNPFIDYPHLVEEIWG, from the coding sequence ATGATAAAAAAATTACAAATTATGATGGTCTTTATTTTTTCTATGATGGCTTTTATAAGCTGTTCGGATCTTATAACGACTGAAGAACCACAAACATCAAACGAAGAAACAAGTGAAGTAATTACAGAATACCCAACGACTGAGGTGACTACTGAGGAACCTACGAATGAAATTCCAACTGAAGCACCTACAACAGAGGAACCAACAACTGAAGCACCGACAATAGAGGAACCTACTACTGAAGTTCCAAACACTGATATTCCTACTGAAGAACCAACGACTGAAGTTCCAACAGAGGAACCTACAACAGAAGAGCCGACTACTGCGATTCCTACTACTGAGGAACCAACAACTGAAGTTCCAACAGAGGAACCTACAACAGAAGAGCCGACTACTGAGATTCCTACTACTGAGGAACCAACAACAGAAGAGCCGACTGAAGAACCAACAACAGACGACTCATATTATGATGCTTATGTTGACTTGATAGATGTTCATTCTATGAATGATGGAACCATGTTAGAAGTAAGTGGTGTTGTATATTTTATGACTCAAAATGGTTATTATATACAAGATGATACTTATAATTTATTTATATTTACCAATACAACACCTGAAGTTGAATTAGGTGATCGTGTTGTTATTGATGGTGAGTTAACAACTTATAGACAAGTAAAGCAAATAGGTGATAACCATACGCTTGTTGAAATTAATGCCTATGAACAAGATATCCAACAAGAAGTCAATGATTATGTTCATGGTTCTACTTCTTTAGAACCAGGTCACTTATATACTTTAACGGGTGAAGTTAGAATTGAAGGATCTTATAATACAACATTTTTATATAGTGGTAATACTAAAATAGCTGAGATATACTATAAGTCTTTATCTCATTCTATTTCTGCTATTGAAGCTTATGAAGGTGAAATTATTACCTTAGATTTACTTTATTATGCTGAAGGTGATGATGTCCCAAGATATGCTTTCCAAGGATCGGAATCTCATATACAAGTCTATATACCAGATGATTCGCTTGCTTTACAAGCAGATGCTGACTTATTAGATAGTGAGAAAACGCTTTTTAATGATTTTGATTTTGGTATTGGTTATTATGGGTCTACTTATACAATTATAAGTGTCAGTGGAGATGTAGCAAATTTCGTAAGTTTTAATGGATCTATTATTTATGTTACAAAACCTAGTGAAACTGAAGGTGATCAACTAGGAAGTATCATGATATCTGTTAGCTTAAATGATGAAGAACCAATCATAAAATCGATTAATATCATAGTAAAAGCAGAGGGTTCATCAACCATTGATATGGCTTATTATGAGTCAGTTATTGGTTTAAGCGGTGATGATTTGTTATATGAATTAAACTCGATTTTAAATGAAGGCTTTAAACAGTTATCATATGATGATGCTAAATGGGTTTTAGAAGAATCAGATAGAGATCCTAATAATCCTAATAATGTTATATTGGTTTATACAAGAGAATCAGTTCAAGGCCAATGGAACTATCCAAATTGGAATAGAGAACATACTTGGCCACAATCTAAGTTGCATACATCTGGACAAAAAGCTGATATGCATAATTTAAAACCTTCAGATGTTGCTGAAAATTCAAGAAGAGGTAATTTGCCTTTTGGTTATATGACTGGTTCAGGTGTTTACGAACCACATGATGATGTGAAAGGTGATGTTGCTAGAATTTTATTTTATATGGCGACCATGTATTTAGATTTAGATATTGAATCTGGAATATTAGGACAAATGAGTATTTTACTAGATTGGCATCAAATAGATCCAGTTGATGATTTTGAAAGAAATAGAAATGAAGTAATTTATTCTTACCAAAAGAATAGAAATCCTTTTATCGATTATCCTCATTTAGTTGAAGAAATTTGGGGATAA
- a CDS encoding NCS2 family permease, with product MDKVKKSLNSFFKIEERGSTITKELLGGLTIFLAMVYILPVNAGILSTGTGLTFGSVFAATAIAAGVASILMGLLANYPIALASGMGVNAFFTYTVVLTLGFSAYEALAATFISGVLFLIISLTGLRKTVINAIPKNLKLAIGAGIGFFIAFIGLKNGGIIVDHGVTFVTLGDLSHPTVLLALFGILLGFGFMAYNKKITSFAIILSIVITGLVGVLLGLIFPSLADVMPGLTNENAGSISDMGDVFGKAITSIPDLLSKPMAYAVIFTFLFIDFFDTSGTLVAVGHDANLFDANGELINGEKALVADATGTIVGSIFGTSTVTSFIESSTGIKQGARTGLSATVVGVLFLLSLLIYPAFGFVGDVNGLSPVTAVALVYVGALMISSLKEIDWNDHVIVPVTFITVMIMLLAYSIHDGIAFGFIFYTLMMLIAGRKKELNLTIYILAALFVINYFIYFVIIL from the coding sequence GTGGACAAGGTTAAAAAAAGTTTAAACAGTTTTTTCAAGATTGAAGAACGTGGTTCTACAATCACTAAGGAGTTATTAGGGGGATTAACAATCTTTCTAGCAATGGTGTATATTTTACCAGTGAATGCAGGCATCTTAAGTACAGGTACAGGTCTTACTTTTGGTTCAGTATTTGCCGCAACAGCAATCGCAGCTGGTGTTGCTTCGATTCTTATGGGTCTTTTGGCTAATTATCCAATTGCTTTAGCTTCTGGAATGGGTGTGAACGCATTCTTCACTTACACAGTGGTCTTAACCTTAGGTTTTTCTGCTTATGAAGCATTGGCAGCGACATTTATTTCTGGGGTATTGTTCTTAATTATTTCTTTAACAGGTTTAAGGAAAACAGTTATTAATGCAATTCCTAAGAATTTAAAGTTGGCTATTGGTGCGGGGATTGGTTTCTTTATTGCCTTCATTGGTTTAAAAAATGGTGGTATTATTGTTGACCATGGGGTAACATTTGTTACCTTAGGTGATTTATCTCATCCAACTGTATTGTTAGCTTTGTTTGGTATCTTATTAGGATTTGGTTTTATGGCTTACAATAAAAAAATCACTAGTTTTGCCATCATTCTTTCAATTGTTATTACTGGTCTTGTTGGTGTTTTATTAGGTTTAATTTTCCCATCTTTAGCAGATGTTATGCCTGGACTTACCAATGAAAATGCAGGTAGTATTTCTGATATGGGGGATGTCTTTGGTAAAGCCATAACTTCAATACCAGATTTATTAAGCAAACCTATGGCTTATGCAGTCATCTTTACTTTCTTATTCATTGATTTCTTTGATACTTCAGGTACTTTGGTAGCTGTAGGACATGATGCTAATTTATTTGATGCTAATGGCGAGTTAATCAATGGTGAAAAAGCTTTAGTTGCTGATGCAACAGGTACTATTGTTGGTTCGATTTTTGGGACTTCAACAGTTACTTCATTTATTGAAAGTTCTACAGGTATTAAACAAGGCGCAAGAACTGGTTTATCAGCGACAGTGGTTGGAGTTTTATTCTTGTTATCATTATTAATCTATCCAGCTTTTGGATTTGTTGGTGATGTGAATGGCTTATCTCCTGTAACTGCAGTAGCTTTAGTTTATGTTGGTGCTTTAATGATTTCTTCATTAAAAGAAATAGATTGGAATGATCATGTTATCGTTCCAGTAACCTTCATCACTGTGATGATTATGTTATTAGCTTATTCTATCCATGATGGTATTGCTTTTGGATTTATTTTCTATACATTGATGATGTTAATTGCTGGTAGAAAGAAAGAGTTAAATTTAACTATTTATATACTAGCTGCTTTATTTGTTATTAATTACTTTATCTATTTTGTGATTATTCTTTAG
- a CDS encoding 3-methyl-2-oxobutanoate dehydrogenase subunit VorB, which produces MGKVLMKGNEAIALAAIKGGCDAFYGYPITPQNEVPEYLSKHLLANGKVFLQAESEVSAINMVYGAAGAGKRVMTSSSSPGIALKQEGISYIAAAELPCLIVSVMRGGPGLGGIQPSQGDYYQATRGGGNGDYSLIVYAPETIQEMVDTIKESFDIADYYRNPVMVLVDGLIGQMMESVDFDRPVKERFLPEKDWATNGTANHPGRRNVANSLQIDPVALEQHNIHLQEKYALIKKNETRYEMVNFDDPEYVIVAYGTMARICRSAIEMLNKEGIKVGMIRPISILPFPDQAFDEIPKNTKGILCAELSMGQMLDDVLIANNGRHKVGFFGRSGGMLPDPEEIVDAIKNFKERVVK; this is translated from the coding sequence ATGGGGAAAGTATTAATGAAAGGGAACGAGGCAATTGCTTTAGCAGCTATTAAAGGTGGATGTGATGCTTTTTATGGTTATCCAATTACCCCTCAAAATGAAGTTCCCGAATATTTATCAAAACATTTATTAGCAAACGGAAAAGTATTTTTACAAGCCGAATCTGAAGTTTCGGCAATTAATATGGTTTATGGAGCAGCAGGTGCTGGTAAAAGAGTTATGACAAGTTCATCTTCTCCTGGAATCGCTTTAAAACAAGAAGGGATTTCTTATATTGCTGCTGCAGAATTACCTTGTTTGATTGTATCTGTTATGCGTGGTGGTCCTGGTTTAGGTGGTATCCAGCCTTCACAAGGTGACTATTATCAAGCAACAAGAGGTGGTGGTAATGGTGATTATTCTTTAATTGTTTATGCACCTGAAACTATCCAAGAAATGGTAGATACTATTAAAGAATCATTTGATATTGCTGATTACTATCGTAATCCAGTCATGGTTTTAGTTGACGGTTTGATTGGTCAAATGATGGAATCAGTTGATTTTGATAGACCTGTAAAAGAAAGATTCTTACCTGAAAAAGATTGGGCTACCAATGGTACAGCCAATCATCCTGGAAGAAGAAATGTTGCTAATTCATTACAAATTGATCCAGTTGCTTTAGAACAACATAACATTCATTTACAAGAAAAATATGCTTTAATTAAGAAAAATGAAACTAGATATGAAATGGTTAATTTTGATGATCCTGAGTATGTTATTGTTGCTTATGGAACCATGGCAAGAATTTGTCGCTCAGCCATTGAAATGTTAAATAAAGAAGGTATAAAAGTTGGTATGATTCGTCCAATTAGTATATTACCTTTCCCTGACCAAGCTTTTGATGAAATTCCTAAAAATACAAAGGGTATTTTATGTGCTGAATTATCTATGGGACAAATGTTAGATGATGTCTTAATTGCTAATAATGGTAGACATAAAGTTGGTTTCTTTGGTAGAAGTGGTGGTATGTTACCAGATCCTGAAGAAATCGTGGATGCTATTAAGAACTTTAAGGAAAGAGTGGTGAAATAA
- a CDS encoding OsmC family protein, whose translation MKTFKANAKKLKEGMQVEVNAAGFKMIFDEPEQMGGTNQGVNPMSASLGVMGACQTIVAFMFAKQKGIELEDFSVEIEGDMNMEALMKQNGERTGFSEIRYKMHFKANNTEKELEEFSKFIEENCPVSDTMKNGSKLVNTGIVKE comes from the coding sequence ATGAAAACATTTAAAGCAAATGCTAAAAAATTAAAAGAAGGTATGCAAGTTGAGGTAAATGCAGCCGGATTTAAAATGATATTTGATGAACCAGAACAAATGGGTGGTACCAATCAAGGTGTAAATCCTATGTCAGCGAGTTTAGGTGTCATGGGTGCTTGTCAAACCATCGTTGCCTTTATGTTCGCAAAACAAAAAGGTATTGAACTTGAAGATTTCTCTGTTGAAATTGAGGGAGATATGAATATGGAAGCCTTAATGAAACAAAATGGGGAGAGAACAGGTTTTAGTGAAATAAGGTATAAAATGCATTTTAAAGCCAATAATACAGAAAAAGAATTAGAAGAGTTCTCTAAATTTATCGAAGAAAATTGTCCAGTAAGTGATACCATGAAAAATGGATCAAAATTAGTTAATACAGGGATTGTGAAGGAGTAA
- a CDS encoding nitroreductase family protein — protein MDFLQALKSRHSEYVLSKNIDITEDALTSYLKDILQYTPSAFNSESQRIVLLTQEKHDLLWEQLIEIMKGIVKGEQFENTKNKINAFKAAYGTILFFDDTSVTKKLQEKFPLYSENFAKWSIEQNGMLQSNVWVGLRTKNIGASLQHYNELIDDFVKKTFDIPETWELRAQMPFGHIEELASEKPHIEINKRFLLKK, from the coding sequence ATGGATTTTTTACAAGCATTAAAATCAAGACATTCAGAATATGTCTTATCAAAAAACATCGATATAACTGAAGATGCATTAACAAGTTATTTAAAAGATATTTTACAATATACCCCATCGGCTTTTAATTCAGAAAGTCAAAGAATCGTCTTATTAACACAAGAAAAACATGATTTGTTGTGGGAACAATTGATTGAAATTATGAAGGGTATTGTGAAAGGTGAACAATTTGAAAACACTAAGAATAAAATAAATGCTTTCAAAGCAGCTTATGGAACAATTTTATTCTTTGATGATACAAGTGTTACTAAAAAGTTACAGGAAAAATTTCCACTCTATAGTGAGAATTTTGCTAAATGGTCAATTGAACAAAACGGTATGTTGCAATCTAATGTTTGGGTTGGCTTGAGAACTAAAAACATTGGCGCTTCTTTGCAACATTATAATGAATTGATCGATGATTTTGTTAAAAAGACTTTTGATATTCCAGAAACTTGGGAATTAAGAGCGCAAATGCCATTTGGTCACATAGAAGAACTAGCAAGTGAAAAACCACATATAGAAATAAACAAACGTTTTCTATTAAAAAAATAG
- a CDS encoding 4Fe-4S dicluster domain-containing protein, giving the protein MPKGVTYFEYDKCKGCGLCVEYCPQKILYQDKKTLNNSGYNIVSVSEPDKCIGCAFCAMMCPDSVIKVEVMK; this is encoded by the coding sequence ATGCCAAAAGGAGTTACATATTTTGAATATGACAAATGTAAAGGTTGTGGATTATGTGTTGAATATTGTCCGCAAAAGATCCTTTACCAAGACAAAAAAACATTGAATAACTCAGGCTACAACATTGTTAGTGTATCGGAACCTGACAAATGTATTGGATGTGCTTTTTGCGCAATGATGTGTCCAGATTCAGTGATTAAGGTAGAGGTGATGAAATAA
- a CDS encoding NAD(P)H-dependent glycerol-3-phosphate dehydrogenase, producing the protein MEKIAVMGGGSWGSALANLLVDNHKEVLVYDNDQATVDEINQFHTNKSKLGDNLLSKEIKATRSLEEALNFSSLIVLAVPTSVTRIVLSNIKKIIKDKKLFVNVAKGLELNTNDRVSEIVNDEIPGQYIEGFVSLTGPSHAEEVIVRNLTSIVAASENLEHAKLVQEIFSNESYFRVYTSCDLIGAELGGSLKNIYAIASGMLDGLGYGINAKSALITRGLLEMKRITVLLGGLEETLNGLVGVGDLIVTCMSKFSRNYSAGLLIGEGDDLKTSLSKMTMVVEGVKTCKTAYHLSKKLGIETPIIDAVYDVLFNEIEPRVVIKNLMARELKSEH; encoded by the coding sequence ATGGAGAAGATTGCTGTTATGGGTGGAGGTTCTTGGGGATCTGCGCTCGCTAATTTATTGGTTGATAATCATAAAGAGGTTTTAGTTTATGATAATGATCAAGCCACTGTGGATGAGATAAATCAATTCCACACAAATAAATCAAAATTAGGGGACAATCTTTTATCTAAAGAAATTAAAGCAACAAGATCTTTAGAAGAAGCCCTAAATTTTAGCTCACTGATTGTGTTGGCTGTTCCAACTTCAGTAACTAGGATTGTCTTATCTAATATAAAGAAAATTATTAAAGATAAGAAATTATTTGTTAATGTCGCTAAAGGTTTAGAGTTAAATACCAATGATCGGGTATCAGAAATTGTTAATGATGAGATTCCTGGTCAATATATAGAAGGTTTTGTTTCTTTAACAGGACCAAGCCATGCTGAAGAAGTTATTGTAAGAAATTTAACTTCAATTGTGGCTGCTAGTGAGAATTTAGAACATGCAAAATTGGTTCAAGAAATATTTTCTAATGAATCATATTTTAGGGTATATACTTCTTGCGATTTAATCGGCGCAGAACTTGGTGGTTCATTAAAGAATATTTACGCTATAGCTTCAGGTATGTTGGATGGTTTAGGTTATGGTATAAATGCTAAATCAGCCTTAATTACTAGAGGCTTACTAGAAATGAAACGTATTACTGTATTATTAGGTGGGCTTGAAGAAACCTTAAATGGTTTGGTTGGTGTTGGTGATTTAATCGTTACTTGTATGTCTAAATTTAGTCGTAATTATTCAGCCGGTTTACTGATTGGTGAAGGTGATGATTTAAAAACATCATTATCAAAGATGACGATGGTGGTTGAAGGGGTGAAAACTTGTAAAACTGCTTATCATTTATCAAAAAAATTGGGAATCGAAACACCCATAATCGATGCAGTTTACGATGTCTTATTCAATGAAATAGAACCTAGAGTGGTTATTAAGAATTTAATGGCAAGAGAATTAAAGAGTGAGCATTAA
- a CDS encoding YgjV family protein, whose product MDPWMIETIGYTASILILISLIMSSTKKLRWINLFGSLTFVFYALYSQAYPVAVLNLFTAIANVYYLYKIYSNQAYFNILKIQKNNEYIDYFLEHNRQDLNQFYPKLDIDFRTAEYSFYILRDIMPVGVFVANQYDKDTLKVDLDYVIPSYRDFKAGKYIYEKNKDIFLSRGYQKLITFSDNDKHDKYLVKMGFKIIDESDDARTYLLNLND is encoded by the coding sequence ATGGATCCATGGATGATTGAAACCATCGGTTATACCGCATCAATTTTAATATTAATATCATTGATTATGTCTTCTACTAAGAAATTAAGATGGATAAATTTATTTGGTTCTTTGACATTTGTTTTTTATGCACTTTATTCACAAGCATATCCAGTCGCTGTACTAAACTTATTTACAGCAATCGCTAATGTCTATTATCTATATAAAATATATTCAAACCAAGCGTATTTTAATATCTTAAAAATTCAAAAGAACAATGAATATATTGATTATTTTCTAGAACATAACCGCCAAGACTTAAATCAGTTTTATCCAAAATTAGATATTGATTTTAGGACAGCTGAATATAGTTTTTATATCTTAAGAGATATCATGCCAGTTGGAGTCTTTGTAGCAAATCAATATGACAAAGATACTTTAAAAGTAGACTTAGATTATGTGATTCCTTCTTACAGAGATTTTAAAGCAGGAAAATATATCTATGAAAAAAACAAAGATATATTCTTAAGCAGGGGTTATCAAAAATTAATTACTTTTTCAGATAATGACAAACACGATAAATACTTAGTAAAAATGGGCTTTAAGATAATCGATGAATCAGATGATGCAAGAACTTATCTTTTAAATTTAAACGACTAA
- a CDS encoding SOS response-associated peptidase, with product MCGRFTISKNKEVVESFLKDHFEIHDLKDIDLPRYNVSPGQPILAVIKVNNSYRAGLIPWDYKVKFQNKYKQVINARSETVDQLNSFKKAFKDQRCLVVSDGFYEWDKLSKQPYRILKKDESLYFYAGIYDHFMVDGKKLFGLTILTTEANELIKDHHHRMPVILDIEKAKTYISNDLSMDEIKSLLEPYPKESMLLYPVSKAVNSFQNDSVDLIKKTTTN from the coding sequence ATGTGTGGTCGTTTTACCATCAGTAAAAATAAGGAAGTTGTTGAATCATTTTTAAAAGATCATTTTGAAATTCATGATTTAAAAGATATAGACTTACCTAGGTACAATGTTAGTCCAGGACAGCCTATATTGGCTGTCATAAAAGTTAATAATTCTTATCGAGCTGGTTTAATTCCATGGGATTACAAGGTGAAGTTTCAAAATAAATACAAGCAAGTCATTAATGCAAGAAGTGAAACGGTAGATCAATTAAATTCCTTTAAAAAAGCTTTTAAAGACCAAAGGTGTTTGGTTGTATCTGATGGTTTTTATGAGTGGGATAAGCTCAGCAAACAACCCTATAGAATATTAAAGAAAGATGAAAGTCTATATTTTTATGCGGGTATTTATGATCATTTCATGGTTGATGGTAAAAAACTCTTTGGTTTAACAATTTTAACTACTGAAGCCAATGAATTAATCAAAGACCACCATCATAGGATGCCTGTGATTCTGGATATAGAAAAAGCTAAAACCTATATATCTAATGACTTAAGTATGGATGAAATAAAAAGTCTATTAGAGCCATACCCTAAAGAATCTATGCTTTTATATCCAGTCAGTAAGGCAGTCAATTCTTTTCAAAATGATTCAGTTGATTTAATAAAAAAAACGACTACGAATTAG
- a CDS encoding thiamine pyrophosphate-dependent enzyme, translating into MAETIVKYEKTKGLTDKPLSYCPGCTHGIIHKLVAEALVDLDILDKAIAIASVGCSVFSYQFFNCDAQQAPHGRACAEATGIKRVLPDNIVFTYQGDGDLASIGIAETIHAANRGENITVIFVNNAIYGMTGGQMAPTSLPGQKTTTSQDGRDTAWTGNPIKISEMFSTIDGVAYLERVSVHDPKNYLKAKKAIKKAFQYQKEKRGFTMIEVVSTCPVNWGMKPVDALKWLEKEMIPVFPLGVFKDKGANHES; encoded by the coding sequence ATGGCTGAAACAATTGTAAAATATGAAAAAACTAAAGGTTTAACAGATAAGCCATTAAGTTATTGCCCTGGATGTACTCATGGTATTATTCATAAGTTAGTTGCTGAAGCTTTGGTTGATTTAGATATTTTAGATAAGGCTATTGCTATAGCATCTGTTGGATGTTCAGTATTCTCATATCAATTCTTTAACTGTGATGCTCAACAAGCTCCTCATGGTAGAGCATGCGCTGAAGCAACAGGTATTAAAAGAGTATTACCAGATAATATTGTATTTACTTATCAAGGTGATGGAGATTTAGCTTCAATTGGTATTGCTGAAACAATTCATGCTGCCAATAGAGGCGAAAATATTACTGTTATTTTTGTTAATAATGCTATTTATGGAATGACTGGTGGACAAATGGCTCCAACATCATTACCTGGACAAAAAACAACGACATCTCAAGACGGTAGAGATACTGCCTGGACAGGTAATCCAATTAAAATTTCAGAAATGTTTTCTACTATAGATGGTGTTGCTTATTTAGAAAGAGTTTCTGTTCATGATCCAAAAAATTATTTAAAAGCTAAAAAAGCGATTAAAAAAGCTTTCCAATATCAAAAAGAAAAACGTGGATTTACCATGATTGAAGTTGTTTCAACTTGCCCAGTTAACTGGGGTATGAAACCAGTAGACGCTTTAAAATGGTTAGAAAAAGAAATGATTCCTGTTTTCCCATTGGGTGTCTTTAAAGATAAGGGGGCTAACCATGAATCATAA
- a CDS encoding DUF2804 domain-containing protein — translation MSHLVKNKQPLLDKFGRLSEPGYSTKEIFEYNPEMILASKWRIKEWDYYAVLSKNYGFSFTIADLGYLGLISVNFFDFEAKTQINKSKKVFFPFGKLKLPRSIEDGDLIFNKKGFLLKFLNDNGERRLIVEVNRFYKRQNLRLDIVLKKKEDDHMTIATPWKENRKAFYYNQKINCMPAVGDAYIQGKHYEFRSDRDYGVLDWGRGVWTYKNTWYWGSASGVIKGKRFGFNIGYGFGDTSKATENMLFYDGKAHKLDLVRFEFNPDNYMDTWYFTSNDQRFELEMKPLIDRQDKSNLIIIKNKGHQVFGLFNGYVVLDDGSKLEINNLLGFAEAITNHY, via the coding sequence ATGAGTCATTTAGTTAAAAATAAACAACCTTTGTTAGATAAATTTGGAAGGTTATCAGAACCTGGATATTCAACTAAAGAAATCTTTGAATATAATCCTGAAATGATTTTAGCCAGTAAATGGCGGATAAAAGAATGGGATTATTATGCTGTTTTATCTAAAAATTATGGTTTTTCTTTTACCATCGCTGATTTAGGATATTTGGGTTTGATTTCAGTGAATTTTTTTGATTTTGAAGCAAAAACTCAAATCAATAAATCTAAGAAAGTCTTTTTTCCGTTTGGTAAATTGAAATTACCACGTTCTATCGAAGATGGTGACTTAATATTTAATAAAAAAGGTTTTCTATTAAAATTTTTGAATGATAATGGTGAAAGACGTTTAATTGTTGAGGTCAATCGTTTTTATAAAAGACAAAACTTAAGATTAGATATTGTTTTAAAGAAAAAAGAAGATGATCATATGACCATTGCGACGCCTTGGAAGGAAAATAGAAAGGCTTTTTACTATAATCAAAAGATTAACTGTATGCCTGCAGTTGGGGATGCTTATATCCAAGGCAAACATTATGAGTTTAGAAGTGATCGTGATTATGGGGTCTTGGATTGGGGTCGTGGTGTTTGGACCTATAAAAATACTTGGTATTGGGGAAGTGCTTCAGGTGTTATCAAGGGAAAGCGATTTGGTTTTAATATTGGATATGGTTTTGGAGATACTTCTAAAGCAACAGAAAATATGTTGTTTTATGATGGAAAAGCACATAAGTTAGACTTGGTACGATTTGAATTTAATCCTGATAATTATATGGACACTTGGTATTTTACTTCCAATGATCAGCGCTTTGAGTTGGAAATGAAACCTTTGATCGATCGGCAAGATAAAAGTAATTTAATCATAATTAAAAATAAGGGTCATCAAGTCTTTGGCTTATTTAACGGCTATGTGGTTTTAGATGATGGAAGTAAGTTGGAAATCAATAATTTATTAGGTTTTGCAGAAGCAATCACAAATCATTATTAA
- a CDS encoding 2-oxoacid:acceptor oxidoreductase family protein encodes MNHNVKVAGFGGQGVMMFGQILAYSATYDDINGLWFPSYGPETRGGTANCSVIVSDKQINSPTFKNADHLVAFNLPSLEKFRENVANNGLILYNASLIQDEVKEEGCIAVGVPVNEIAVELGNEKVANMVMMGAYLELTHIFTDKTIEAIIKKFLGERKAHLLDVNMQAIQKGKDFVKGLGIKYA; translated from the coding sequence ATGAATCATAATGTTAAAGTGGCCGGTTTTGGTGGCCAAGGTGTCATGATGTTTGGTCAAATCTTAGCTTATTCAGCAACTTATGATGATATCAATGGTTTATGGTTTCCATCATATGGTCCTGAAACAAGAGGTGGTACGGCCAACTGTTCTGTGATTGTTTCTGATAAACAAATCAATTCACCTACTTTTAAAAATGCTGATCATTTGGTTGCTTTTAACTTGCCATCATTAGAGAAATTTAGAGAAAATGTTGCTAATAATGGTTTGATTTTATACAACGCTTCACTCATCCAAGATGAAGTTAAAGAAGAAGGCTGTATAGCAGTAGGTGTTCCTGTGAATGAAATCGCTGTTGAGTTAGGAAACGAGAAAGTTGCTAATATGGTGATGATGGGAGCTTATTTAGAGTTAACTCATATTTTTACAGATAAGACCATTGAAGCGATTATTAAAAAATTCTTAGGCGAGAGAAAAGCTCACTTATTAGATGTGAATATGCAAGCAATACAAAAAGGAAAAGACTTTGTGAAAGGTCTAGGT